aagaatagaaaaattgaattaatttaataagaataaattcaaaaaaaaatttacaaatattaaaaaattaaaaaaatgtggtgtgtgaagattggagaggttgtgtagcattgctcggTTAGTTAAGTTGATTTATTGCCAACGCATATTCACATCTGTCTACATGATTCACATCTATCATTATTGTGATGTATTAGAATTGAATCTCAGTCCTTGTTTTGtttgcttaatttttgtattttcttttcaattatacCTGCATCCAACTTACACCAACTTCAATCTTAAGCTGCTACTTGTATGTGGTCTTCTATATACTTTCTAGTTTATTGGGTTGTTAGTTCTGGCAATTTAAATTGTTGTTCTATACACAAAAACCCTCCAAGATACTAATGAATTCTGATATTTAAgaacaatggaagaaattggaGCATCATCTTGCTGACATAGCATTGTTTCTTACAGTAACTACTCTTTTACTAAACTAAGCCTTAGTTGATCACTTTATTCGTAgatttagggctcgtttgttttcgcagatgagatgagataagatgagttgagattaaagttaaaaagttgaataaaatattgttagaatatattttttaatattatttttattttgggatttgaaaaagttgaattgtttattttattttgtattagaagttgggaaagttgtaatgattagatgagataagatgatatgaaatgttttctgaaaacaaaagagTTAAGTGATTTTCTAGTGGGCCTCAGAGTCGGctcttttggcatgatattATAATTCAGTCTTtagattttcagattttcagAATTAAAACAACAATCAATGTGAGGGGTTAGTGCACTATTTAGgtgaattaattttatgttacagttatatatacatatattatttataagggtctctcatatattatattgcTTGGGTATAGTTGTTTGATATAGGAATGTGATTGTGTCTCCATTAAGTGTGTAGGATCATAGGTCTTTAAAGGAACCAACAAAGCTTTTTGAGGACATGGAAGTCGCAGGGCTTCATACCAACTGGGATATTTAAGCACTTGATAGGCTATTCATTTGCATTTGGTTATTCGTTTAAGCATTTGACAtgagtccttttttttttccttttatgtttttagGTCTTACATGTTTGCCCTCCAGAAAAGGAGCTGCCTCTCAAATACAAAgatattctttcattttgtttgctGGAGGCTTGGAGATTGGGTGTATGCTTAATGGATCATATGTTGAATAGATCTCTTCATTAGCGgcaatttattacatatttgcAATGACTATAAATCACCGCAAATATGTTTTCCCAACAATTTAATAGGCAAACCGTACATTTATGGTGAGAAAAATCATTGAAAGAAGTTATTAATTACggcaattttttatatttgttgggTTAAAACGGAAGTGAGCAAAGGGCATTCAGCGATTTTTAATTACTGGGAATACTCAAATGCGGCTATTTTAGTACTTATTGAGGGAAAAATCGAAATCTTTCAATTTCACATTCTTGATACTTATCCAAAACCTCTATTATGTCTTTTAGgtggttttttatatttatatttgtacgtTGATGAGGTGTGCGCTTACCATATGAGCGCCCAACAATGTGTCCCGATGCAGAGGAACTAATTTGAACCTGTCAACTTGTAGCCCACAATCCCACACACCCCTAAATTCATAAACAAAAGAATTTCTTTTagacaaaatttttcaaaataaactgaagaagaataaaagttATCCGATCGAATGCTATCTATCATTTACTATTATCAGAACAGATTCCTCCTCTTTGATGGTAACACTGAGACAATAGAGCATACAGCTTGCGTTAAAGTGAACGCCAACGTGAGAATAGCAGCAATGGTGGCAACTACTTTCCAAGGAGTGCGAAAATGATCATGTTTCAAGATAGCCTTCCAACGATTCCAATTGCTATCATAGAATTCAACTATATCTCTACAAAGACGGCGATACTCAGGATTCATGGATGAATATTGGACATTTGTGCctaaattattgataaaagtTGCATTGTCGTACTCTCCCATCCCATTAACAAGTATGTTCTTTTCAGCAAGTAAAGCCACATCTTTGCCTGTATCAATAAGGAAATCCAACAAGAGAAAATAATCAGTAATATATGCTTGTGTTGGATAGTGACATTGCTCCAAAGCCATGAGGTTTCGAGCAAATATCTCCGTGGTATTGTCAATAGTAAAGCGTGGGATTTCCAACACTCCGCCTTCATGATATTTTAAGTTAAGGTAGCACTGGCTTTCACTCTTCTTAAAGGTCAATCCTGCCTCAGCCAGCTTCGTTGCACAGTATATTTTCTCAACCCTACTGTCAGGTTGTCTTTCTAATAGAGTTTCGGGTGGAGGTAGATAAAAGATTCGGatcaaatcaacaaaatgaattATTCGATTGAACTGATCGGAATCAGAAGGCTTATTTTGAGTGTTGAGAAAGCCAAAGTAGAGAAAGGCAACCTCAATGAAGGGACGGTAAATTCTATGAGTAACCAAAACAAGCTGATATAAATCCTtaagaataaagaaaggaagTTGATTTTCAAGTAACAGAAAGTCCAACTGCATCCTAGCAGTTATCCATGGCTTTATAACTGTTCTATCCTCATCTGTCCATTGCACTGGGAACATGTCTCTCAAGAAATACTCAATAATGAAGGCCGCATCAAGGAGTATCATCTTCACAAACTCATCGCTGTCAAGTTCGATGGTTTCTGCATAACATTGACGAATTGCTTCTTCCGAGCCTTTTACAATTCTTACTAAATTCTCCGGGTTTGTTTTGGCTCGTCTCATAAAATCGTCGAGATATCTCACTTTATACTTTTCCAggatttggaattttttgttgcCGTGATGAAAGGGGCCTATGGAAATAACTTGTGGGGTATAGGCTTCTTCATTCAATTTGCGCAAGTGATGTGGAACCTTGAAGATACAACATTCTCCTTGTAAGTGACGCCTCGAACTTTCTAACAGTTGTGTTATTCTAATTACCAAATGTTCCCCTTGATCTGCTGAAGCATTTTGATCATTTCGTTGAAAATATGTACCATATGATTGCCCCATAAATCTACAAACTtcccttaaaaaattaaacccctgatgaaaaacacaaatattaatattgtcatGGGCTAGCTAGCATTTAGAAATATGGGTTGGAATTAATATAGTTCCCAATATTATACTGCATGCATTGAGTATTTTCTAAATGTAATCGAGTGTTAATacttatcaaataatttaaggACTAATGCGAGGAGACAGGGTTATGTATAATATCTCAAGTGATTAggcaaattataataatatatataatgaaaaaattttctcacaagtcactattcactatctcATACCCGATACTTTATGAAAAAACACTCTCGCATCCTATAACAAGTTATAGTCGTGGGTTGTGTAATGTAAACAGTGTCTtatttgtagcaaaactcatatctTATAATCTTGAAAACGTTGAATAAGAACAttgtgaaagaaagaaaacggGGATAATCTAGGCCAAAATCTTACGCCATTCGCTTTTAACAGTGGGAAGTGCAacgactataaatatatattggtatatatgttatgttaaaTGACTGCGCGCAAGGAAGACAAAGAAACTGAGAGATCAGATTAATGGTAGAAACAACGTACAGaatgagaggaagagatgattGGACCTGCGGCTCGTATGAAAAACTGTGAAAGCTTCCGCGCTGCCGACGTGAAAGGAAATTGTGTTGATCGATACTGCCTCGTAATTGCAAATCAGATCTGCTTTGTTCCTCCCTGATAACAAGAGTACTGATGCTTTCTTTCTATAGAAATTAAGCATCTCTCTCGCACACGCAAACGCACATAagctttatattttcttaaataaaagtgACTTCTTCTGATCAATACCCTTTCTTTAAAGCGTGAGGAATTATTTGCTTAATAACTTCTCTTCTAAATacacttttaataaaaaaattcaaccacTTTTTACTTCTATCTGTTTGTGGGGTCATTAAAAGGTAAGCAGTGCTGTGATCATGAACTTTCCTTTCCGTCTCAAAATGTGTGTTTTTCTTTATGCTTTTATATTCGAAAAGGCTAATTACAAAGTGAACGTGGCCGGCAGagaaaaacttttctctcctcTGTCATGTGCAGAGCACAAGTTTGATTGATGGAATCATGGAATATTGGAAATCTTTCatcttaagaaaataaaataattataaaaaaaatgctttatgtATGGTCAGGTATTTAATTACCATCACATAAATAATTCTTCGCGATAAGTATAGACGGAAACATTTTCACAATTTGGTATGAAATATTAGagtgaaattttcaaaaaagtaaatttattttcaaaaagaaaatcttttgacatatctaaactgaaacattatattcataacatcacatcgggacaaataccatgtttaatccccgtggtaaggttataaaccaccattatatccgtggttgggccgtataccatgtttcaccccgtgatagggttatgaaccactattataccagtggctgggccgtataccatgtttcaccccgtatGGTAGGGTTAtgaaccaccattatacccgtggctgagccatataccatatttcaccccgtggtagggttataaaccaccattatacccgtggctgggccttaacaaaaacagaacggaacatctTCGGAAtcaaaaacagaatcagaacttcatgctaAAGTTTTtaaatgacacatcatatcaaaacaaaatactgaatagcttcagatcatttcacatgttagaaataaatagaaaccaaaacatcttcatttattcatagcaaaagcttttaaatttcatattcgctctttttgcataattcagaaacagaatgcacaaaattagctcatatatacactagtcatgacagaaaatactttctcttatacataatttatgcatatgcagaataaacatctgaggtcattttcagatttcttttcaaaaacaaacatgcttattttcaaagtcaaccatgtttcctttcttttatgcaaaactagtatatgaaccccgcttacctggactttttagcctttcaaaaatttcctcaataatgtcgaataaatattaatcgtcacctataaaaaaaatcacgtaattctcgtaaactTGAAATCGaacatgtatttcaatatttaagcctaagctgctaaaataacctatttttattcctcaaaaacctaaattctcaATTCCTacaaatatcatcacttcccaaattcctcaatatccaacttaatcTCTTACTAAAGTATTAAAATTTAACTCAATTACTAATGAGGtctaactataaaatataaactaaataacataattatatcaaaatcattataagtagaaaaatcataatttggttaaatcaaaaaaatattttgtacttacTGTTTACATTAAAAatccatatttaaaaatatatatatatatatatatattatactctcaTAAAATGAGCACtagacttataaatataaaactcacctGAAGGGATGTTTTAGGAAATAAAATGGGAAGTTAAGAAAAAATCATAGACAAAGTTTCTAAAACAGGAAACAATCAGCCATAACATACGTAACAACTaagctcaccgagagagagatggatCAACTGCGATAGGGACTCGGAGCTGGACGTCGATGGAGATGAACAGTTGAGATGAAATCGCCGACGAGCTTGGAGGCAGAGCacttagagagagagggtgatgaGGGACAAACCATGTGATGAGAGGAAGAGACTCTGAAAGTGGTGAGAGAGATCGGGGAGGAGACCGTGGGCACGGCGTGACCTTATTGAGCGAGAGCGGCGGCTTGGGGTGGCGTGAGGTGCCAGGCGGCACTTTCTGTGCCGTGTGGTGATGACGGGGTGGGCTTAGCGACGTGGCTCATGGTGAGAAACAATTCCCTTGTCTCGATGGTATAAAACAGAGGTGGCTTTCGTGGGTTCACTGCTGGGTCACAATGGTGGCGTATGGCAGCATTGTGGAGGAGGATGCAGCGGCTTGACCTCCTTGGGAAGCTACAATTTCTGTGTGATGGTTGAGTAAAACCGTAAGGGTGCAGGTTGGTTGCGTGGTGAATGGTGGGGCTTTAGCTTCGGTGATGGTCGCTAAACGTAAAGTAGCAAGGTGATTCTCATGGCTGGTTGTTGAGGGGCGTAGATGAGGTGGATGGTGGTGCAAGTTGGCTTTTGGCTGTGCGTGGGTGCCGCACACCATTGTTGATGGTTGAGGTTTCACGTGGAGATAGAGGCTGGGCAGTGGGATATCACACGGTCGTGGTCTTGAGTGGATGAAAACGGGGCTGCGGTGGATGTTTTTGGGTCACGGCGATGGAGTACAACACGATGGGGTTTTGTGCTATGGCTGGCGACAGTAACAATTATGGGCAGTTTCTCCATGCAGTAGAGGAATACaagcatgtatatataaaacaaagaataaaaacctAGCAACAAGGGAAAGAGAGATGTATGTGCATGGACTATGGGAGTGGAAATCGTGCGTGGTGggggttaaaaaaaattgacgttGGTTCATACGGTTTGGGTTTTGAGGTGATCGGGTTGGGCACATTTCAAGTATTTGGGTCATGACCTGGttaatacaaaaataacaaat
This region of Juglans regia cultivar Chandler unplaced genomic scaffold, Walnut 2.0 Scaffold_731, whole genome shotgun sequence genomic DNA includes:
- the LOC118346310 gene encoding UPF0481 protein At3g47200-like, which produces MGQSYGTYFQRNDQNASADQGEHLVIRITQLLESSRRHLQGECCIFKVPHHLRKLNEEAYTPQVISIGPFHHGNKKFQILEKYKVRYLDDFMRRAKTNPENLVRIVKGSEEAIRQCYAETIELDSDEFVKMILLDAAFIIEYFLRDMFPVQWTDEDRTVIKPWITARMQLDFLLLENQLPFFILKDLYQLVLVTHRIYRPFIEVAFLYFGFLNTQNKPSDSDQFNRIIHFVDLIRIFYLPPPETLLERQPDSRVEKIYCATKLAEAGLTFKKSESQCYLNLKYHEGGVLEIPRFTIDNTTEIFARNLMALEQCHYPTQAYITDYFLLLDFLIDTGKDVALLAEKNILVNGMGEYDNATFINNLGTNVQYSSMNPEYRRLCRDIVEFYDSNWNRWKAILKHDHFRTPWKVVATIAAILTLAFTLTQAVCSIVSVLPSKRRNLF